In the genome of Terriglobales bacterium, the window CGCAGATCGTCGCCGAGGTCCTCGGCTGTAATCTCGCACGCGTGAAGGTTGTTGCCGCGGATACCGATCTCACTCCCGTCGACATCGGTTCTTATTCAAGTCGCGTGACTTTCATGAACGGCAACGCCGCAATGCGCGCAGCCGAAGAGGTGAAGGTAAAGATTGTCACCGCAGCCGCTCGCAAGATGGCCTGTGCGTCTGAAGATGTCATCATGCGCGGCGATCACGTCCGCAAGATAGGAGTGAATTCCGTTTCGGGAGAGAAGAGCGCTGCGGAAGTACTCGAGGACAAAGATACGCCGAGAGGCCCGGCCGGCTCGGACGCAACTAGGCAGCAGTCTGGCTCTGCACACGGGATGATCCGAGGCAGTGTGCCTCCGGAGCCTACTGTATCTGGACGAGTCGATGGTCAGATTCTGCGCAACTCAGTTCAGCAAAAGCGCCGAGACGAAGGCCCGAAGGAACATATGTCATTCGAAGAGGCCGTCGTTGCTGCGATCGACTTCAGTGGCGCGCTCACCGGCACTGGTTCCTATGCGCCGCCTGCCGAAGCTCGCGGTGGCAAACACAAAGGCGCGGGCGTGGGGCCGTCTCCGGCGTACTCCTATTCGGCTCAAGTAGCGGAAGTGAGCGTCGACGAAGAAACCGGCGAAGTCACGGTCCACAAAGTCTGGGCAGCCCACGACTGCGGACGCGCGCTGAATCCCACTTCGGTCGAAGGACAAGTGATCGGCTCAGTGTGGATGGGACTAGGTCAAGCGATGCAGGAAGAAATGGTCTGGAAAGATGGGCTGCTGATGAATCCTGGCCTGCTCGAATACAAATCCCCCTCTGCTGTGGAATCACCAGAGGTCATCAGCTATATCGTCGAGAGCATAGATCCGGAAGGTCCCTTCGGAGCGAAGGAAGCGAGTGAAGGTTCGCTGGCCGCATGCATTCCCGCCATTGCAAACGCGATCTTTGACGCCGTAGGCATTCGTCTGCGCGAAGCTCCATTCACACCGGATCGAGTACTCGCCGCAATCAAGGCTCGCGATGCTGCGAAGAAACAGGATCTCACCCGCGGCGATGATCCCGTCCATCCAAGCAGTTTCCGGGAGCACGGTGGAGCGCTCTGGTTCAAAGGACGCGGACCGATGCGCCATCCTGCCGATCCATCGAGAGTCGGCTAAGACCATGACGAGGAAATGTGGAGCCGGCCGCCCTCGGCCGGGTTTTGGCGTAGCCTTTTCACGACTCGGTAGTTCTCGATTCCACTTGTGAGAGGAATCACGAAAATGCCAATCAGGGAATCACGAAATTCCCGAAAACCCGGCCGAGGGAGGCCGGCTCCGCGTTAACGCCGGTGAACTTGCATTTAGCTGCGACAAAGAGAGCAGTCATCCTCCTTAGCGGTGGACTCGACTCTGCCACCGTTCTCGCGATCGCGCGCGAACTCGGCTTTGAGCTCCATGCCTTGAGCTTCGACTACGGCCAGCGGCATCGCGTCGAGCTCAAGGCGGCGCAACAAATCGCGCAGAGCTTTGGAGCGAAGCATTCCATCATCTCTTTTGATCTGCGCCAGTTTGGCGGTTCAGCGCTGACCGGAGACATCGACGTTCCAAAAAATCGATCGCACGATCAAATGTCGGAGGGCATTCCTATTACGTATGTTCCGGCACGAAATACCATTTTTATGTCGTTCGCTCTCGGCGTGGCCGAGACCATCGCTTCGTTCGACATTTTTGTCGGTGTGAACGCGCTTGATTACAGCGGATATCCAGATTGCCGTCCTGAGTTCATTGAAGGCTTCGAGACTCTGGCG includes:
- the queC gene encoding 7-cyano-7-deazaguanine synthase QueC, encoding MNLHLAATKRAVILLSGGLDSATVLAIARELGFELHALSFDYGQRHRVELKAAQQIAQSFGAKHSIISFDLRQFGGSALTGDIDVPKNRSHDQMSEGIPITYVPARNTIFMSFALGVAETIASFDIFVGVNALDYSGYPDCRPEFIEGFETLANLATKAGVEGQRFTIHAPLIQMTKAQIIREGSRLGVDYSMTTSCYDPSP